From Sporosarcina sp. Te-1, the proteins below share one genomic window:
- a CDS encoding RNA polymerase sigma factor codes for MDESELIAKAQEGDQAAYGELMTKYYRTVEKFAFQCGVRLDDIGDVTQEVFIKLYRFLPQFNQQRFTTWLYKITLNATRDYYRKEGREKLKRERFVINRFDSSEPSAEDQVFLFEEDRELHEAMIRLDEKYRIPLILFYFQDISYQQIADILNMTMPAVKTRIFRAKELLKKEISLQSGGASNGQ; via the coding sequence ATGGATGAGTCTGAACTGATAGCCAAAGCCCAAGAGGGGGATCAAGCGGCCTACGGCGAATTGATGACGAAATATTATCGAACGGTTGAAAAGTTTGCGTTTCAATGTGGTGTGCGGCTAGATGATATCGGCGATGTGACGCAAGAAGTATTCATCAAATTGTATCGGTTCCTCCCCCAATTTAACCAGCAGCGCTTTACGACGTGGCTCTATAAGATCACATTGAATGCAACACGGGACTATTACCGGAAAGAAGGACGAGAAAAACTGAAGCGAGAGCGGTTCGTAATAAATCGGTTCGATTCCAGCGAGCCTTCTGCAGAGGACCAAGTCTTCCTATTTGAAGAAGATCGGGAATTGCATGAAGCTATGATCCGATTGGATGAAAAATATCGCATTCCGCTAATTCTCTTTTATTTTCAAGATATTAGTTACCAACAAATCGCGGATATTTTGAACATGACCATGCCGGCGGTCAAGACGAGAATCTTCAGAGCGAAAGAACTGCTCAAAAAAGAGATCAGCTTGCAATCAGGAGGTGCTTCCAATGGACAATGA
- a CDS encoding DUF1871 family protein → MQTIEMNKKAVALLEEWDPFDAGTHAYDLEIADVVAELQVLDHPTDLAKRIREIYEHSYELWIPLEHCMQIAYKLLAIKYEAKCIV, encoded by the coding sequence GTGCAAACAATTGAGATGAATAAAAAAGCAGTGGCGCTTCTTGAAGAATGGGATCCATTCGATGCCGGTACACATGCATATGACTTGGAAATTGCGGATGTAGTCGCAGAACTTCAAGTGCTTGATCATCCGACAGACTTGGCTAAACGGATCCGCGAGATTTATGAACACTCTTATGAATTATGGATTCCGCTCGAACATTGTATGCAAATTGCATATAAATTGTTGGCCATCAAATATGAAGCGAAATGTATAGTCTAA